The Zetaproteobacteria bacterium genome segment GGGTCGAGCACGATGCGGATCTCCTCCTTGCGCCCCCCCTGTACCAGCACCTTCGATACCCCGGGGATGTCGCGCAGATCGTCCTCCACCGCATCGGCCACCCGCTTGAGCGCCAGCTCATCCATGTCGGCGAAGAGGGTGAGCGACAACACCGGCGCCTGCTCCGACTTGACCTCGGTGATCGTCGGGTCGGCGGGAAGATCGGCCGGCAACTGGGCGCGGTTGATCGCCTGCTGGATGTCGGAGACCAGCCGCGAACGGTCTTGATAGTCGGGATCGACCTGGATGGTGATCACCATCGAACCGGGATAGGCGGAGGAGTGGATCTCGTCGATGCCGTCGATCCCCTTGAGTTCCTGCTCGATCGGATCGACCAGTTGCAACTCGACCTCGCCGGGCGCGGCCCCCGGCCAGGCGGCGCTGATGACGATCACATCGAAGTTGACGCTGGGGAAGGCCTCGCGCTGGATGGAGCGTGCTGCGTAGATGCCGCCGGAGAGCAACAGCAGCGAGACCAGGTTGACCAGCAGCCCACGCCGGACGAAGAAGGCGATGATCGGTTGCATCATTCCGCGGCGGCGCGCCCCCCGCTCCGATCCTCGTCGAACCGGGCCACCACCGGCCAGTCGCCGCGGGCCAGCTTGAGCTGGTATTCGGCCAGCCGCAGCGCCTCGCGCTGCAGCGCCTGCTGCAGTTCGGCGCGGCGTAGATCCCCCTCGAACTGGATGACGGTGGCGGTGTCGCTGCGGCCGGCGCGGTAGCGCGCCATCTCGGCGGCGAACTTGCGCCGCTCGGCGGCCACCTGCATCGCATGGCCGTGCAGCAGCTTGCGCCCACTGGCGATGCGCGTGCGGATGGCAGCCAGATCGTCCCCCACCTTGCGCGCGGCCTGGGCGATCTGCGCCTCGACCTGCTCCCGCTGCAGCTCCGCCCGGCGCACCGCCCCCTCCGCCGCATGGCCGCCGATCTCGTCGGAGAACTCGATCGAGAGCTGTGCGAAGCGGTGGCTGAGCGACAGGCCGGAGCGGAAGGCCCGCTCGAAGCGACCCTCCTGCGCCCGTGTCCCCACCTGGGCGACCAGATCGAGCTGCGGCCGATCCTCGGCCCGGGCGAGGGCCAGCGCGGCGTCGGCGGCGGCCAGTTGCGCCTGCAGCATGCGGAACTCCGGCCGATGGCGGCGGGCGATCCGCTCGAGCTCGGCCAGCGGCGGCGGGGAGGAGGGAGCCCCCCCATCGACCAGGACGAGCCGCGTCGGCGGCCGATCGCTCCCCAGCAGCCGCTGCAACACCACCCGGCTGGCCGCCAGCGCCGCCTCCGCCTGAGCAAGCTCGGTGGTACGGGTCGCCAGCAACGCCTCGCTCTGCAACCGGTCGGCCGGCTCGATCAGGCCGAACGCCTCACGATGGCGTTGGTAGCGCAACAGCTTGCGGGCGCGGTCGCGGGCGTCGCGGGCCAGCCGTAC includes the following:
- a CDS encoding TolC family protein — encoded protein: MVLLPLSAHALSLEEAVEQALRRHPDITLARLAPLLDQAVRLQLEGMLDGRLGLTAAASDSRIRTVSPFAARQITDIQFGYRYDQPLENGDRVGVGFAMVRDRQKFPASLPQAFQPSLNPLYQSQVDFSWRKRLLKGRGNPDYHEQLARNRASEEADRWRISVVRHQLAGQVVAAFFQQRIDRIQVRLARDARDRARKLLRYQRHREAFGLIEPADRLQSEALLATRTTELAQAEAALAASRVVLQRLLGSDRPPTRLVLVDGGAPSSPPPLAELERIARRHRPEFRMLQAQLAAADAALALARAEDRPQLDLVAQVGTRAQEGRFERAFRSGLSLSHRFAQLSIEFSDEIGGHAAEGAVRRAELQREQVEAQIAQAARKVGDDLAAIRTRIASGRKLLHGHAMQVAAERRKFAAEMARYRAGRSDTATVIQFEGDLRRAELQQALQREALRLAEYQLKLARGDWPVVARFDEDRSGGRAAAE